The Agromyces hippuratus genome has a window encoding:
- a CDS encoding GntR family transcriptional regulator, with product MPTVDSAAERARTAIRAGILDGTHRPDTMLSENELAAELGMSRTPVRAALTRLQDEGWITIYPKRGALVRSLSDGEIADLADARLILEAAGVQRATTAARQALADRLEPELVAQRAALEARDLDGFVTLTIAFHRSFVEAGGNRTLAEIGDRLTARQRLLLSAHRDSLFERSDQVIDEHRALIERLRADDPAGFAEALRTHLMETHGPELGPI from the coding sequence ATGCCGACCGTCGACAGCGCCGCAGAGCGCGCCCGCACCGCGATCCGCGCCGGGATCCTCGACGGCACCCACCGGCCCGACACCATGCTCAGCGAGAACGAGCTCGCCGCAGAGCTCGGCATGAGCCGCACCCCCGTGCGGGCCGCGCTCACCCGGCTGCAGGACGAGGGCTGGATCACGATCTACCCGAAGCGCGGCGCACTCGTGCGCTCGCTCAGCGACGGGGAGATCGCCGACCTCGCCGACGCGCGGCTGATCCTCGAGGCGGCCGGCGTGCAGCGCGCGACCACGGCGGCCCGTCAGGCGCTCGCCGACCGGCTCGAGCCCGAACTCGTCGCACAGCGCGCCGCCCTCGAGGCCCGCGACCTCGACGGCTTCGTGACGCTGACGATCGCGTTCCACCGCTCGTTCGTCGAGGCCGGCGGCAATCGCACCCTTGCCGAGATCGGCGACCGGCTCACCGCCCGGCAACGGCTGCTGCTGAGCGCCCACCGGGATTCGCTCTTCGAACGCTCCGACCAGGTCATCGACGAGCATCGCGCCCTCATCGAGCGGCTGCGCGCCGACGACCCGGCGGGCTTCGCCGAGGCCCTGCGCACCCACCTCATGGAGACGCACGGACCCGAACTCGGCCCGATCTGA
- a CDS encoding cytochrome c biogenesis CcdA family protein, producing MIDLGLAGALVGGVLTLLSPCSVMLLPAFFAYAFTSPTRLIARTGVFYLGLITTLVPIGVLAGTVGAFVSTNRTTLVTVAAIVIIVLGAVQLIGIPLPAFTRGGAAEGTGVASVYLLGTVYGLAGVCAGPLLGSVLALAALGGQPLYGGVVLAVFALGMTVPLFVLAVAWSRSPRLRGLLRPRTVRIGRWTNTWTQIVGGLLGIGIGVLLIVTEGTASLGGVLGASQQFAVESRVLELTAGVPDLVFAVIAIAALAGAWGIHRWRSRAARRADASAAVSAEASGVAREGEPS from the coding sequence GTGATCGACCTCGGGCTCGCGGGCGCCCTCGTCGGGGGCGTCCTCACCCTGCTGAGCCCCTGCTCGGTGATGCTGCTGCCGGCGTTCTTCGCCTACGCGTTCACGAGCCCGACCCGGCTGATCGCGCGCACCGGGGTGTTCTACCTCGGCCTCATCACGACCCTCGTGCCGATCGGCGTGCTCGCCGGCACGGTCGGTGCGTTCGTCAGCACGAACCGCACGACCCTCGTGACGGTCGCCGCGATCGTGATCATCGTGCTCGGCGCGGTGCAACTCATCGGCATCCCGCTGCCGGCCTTCACCCGCGGCGGGGCCGCAGAGGGCACCGGCGTGGCATCCGTCTACCTGCTCGGCACCGTCTACGGACTCGCCGGGGTGTGCGCGGGCCCGCTGCTCGGATCGGTGCTGGCGCTCGCCGCGCTCGGCGGGCAGCCGCTGTACGGCGGCGTCGTGCTCGCGGTGTTCGCGCTCGGCATGACCGTGCCCCTCTTCGTGCTCGCCGTCGCGTGGTCGCGATCGCCGCGGCTGCGCGGCCTGCTGCGCCCGCGCACCGTGCGCATCGGGCGATGGACCAACACGTGGACGCAGATCGTCGGCGGCCTCCTCGGCATCGGCATCGGCGTGCTGCTCATCGTCACGGAGGGCACCGCCTCGCTCGGCGGCGTGCTCGGCGCCTCGCAGCAGTTCGCGGTCGAGAGCCGGGTGCTCGAGCTCACCGCGGGCGTGCCCGACCTCGTCTTCGCCGTGATCGCGATCGCCGCGCTGGCCGGCGCCTGGGGCATCCACCGATGGCGCAGCAGAGCGGCACGGCGAGCGGATGCCTCGGCCGCCGTCTCCGCCGAGGCATCCGGGGTCGCCCGCGAAGGCGAACCCTCGTGA
- a CDS encoding DsbA family protein: protein MSTNAPAPKPVHPLARKLRFARILNVVLGAVAAFLLVVVIALSVPSAGQAPAAGAPQTPSADATGDGSGSEIATRDPDDPLAIGDVDAPVVLVEWADFRCPYCAVVTNETLPVIFDEYVEQGLVRYEFRDVAFFGEESIDAAVAARAAGEQGRFPEYLEAVFAAAPEKGHPDMPREKLIGFATEAGVPDLAKFEQDLDRADLRDAVLASTAEAQKLGVTSVPFFVAGDQAIAGAQPIENFRALLDEQLAAAGE from the coding sequence ATGTCCACGAACGCTCCTGCTCCGAAGCCCGTCCACCCGCTCGCGCGCAAGCTCCGCTTCGCCCGCATCCTGAACGTCGTGCTCGGCGCGGTCGCCGCGTTCCTGCTCGTCGTCGTGATCGCGCTGTCGGTGCCGAGCGCCGGTCAGGCTCCCGCGGCCGGGGCGCCGCAGACTCCGTCGGCGGATGCCACGGGCGACGGCTCCGGCTCGGAGATCGCCACCCGCGACCCCGACGACCCGCTCGCGATCGGCGACGTCGACGCCCCCGTGGTGCTCGTCGAGTGGGCCGACTTCCGCTGCCCCTACTGCGCCGTCGTGACCAACGAGACGCTGCCGGTCATCTTCGACGAGTACGTCGAGCAGGGCCTCGTGCGCTACGAGTTCCGCGATGTCGCGTTCTTCGGCGAGGAGTCGATCGACGCCGCCGTCGCGGCCCGTGCCGCGGGCGAGCAGGGCAGGTTCCCCGAGTACCTCGAGGCCGTCTTCGCCGCCGCCCCCGAGAAGGGCCACCCCGACATGCCGCGCGAGAAGCTCATCGGCTTCGCGACCGAGGCCGGGGTGCCCGACCTCGCGAAGTTCGAACAGGACCTCGACCGCGCCGACCTCCGCGACGCGGTGCTCGCGAGCACCGCCGAGGCCCAGAAGCTCGGCGTCACGAGCGTGCCGTTCTTCGTCGCCGGCGACCAGGCGATCGCCGGTGCGCAGCCGATCGAGAACTTCCGCGCCCTCCTCGACGAGCAGCTGGCCGCGGCCGGCGAGTGA
- the manD gene encoding D-mannonate dehydratase ManD translates to MKITGAEVLVSSPGRNFVTLRITVEDGTTGLGDATLNGRELAVAAYLSEHLVPLLIGRDAHAIEDTWQYLYRGAYWRRGPVTMTAIAAVDTALWDLKAKAAGLPLYQLLGGRSREGCLVYGHASGAGLPQLFDSITEHLEQGYRAIRIQTGVPGLGAVYGVAGGAAPGGPGRDGGIRYDYEPAKRGPLPAEEAWDTRAYLRHIPGVFEAVRNEFGPELPLLHDAHHRLTPIQAAKLGKSLEPYDLFWLEDVTPAENQSVLRRVREHTTTPLAIGEVFNTIWDYRELFEEQLIDYVRSPITHAGGITGLRRILDYASVYQIKSGVHGPTDVSPVGLAAAIHLGVAIPNFGIQEYMRHSAATGEVFRSEIRFSDGMLVPGTSPGLGVDYDDVVAAAHPYEAAYLPVNRLLDGSMHDW, encoded by the coding sequence ATGAAGATCACCGGCGCCGAGGTGCTCGTCTCGAGCCCAGGCCGCAACTTCGTCACCCTGCGCATCACCGTCGAGGACGGCACGACCGGGCTCGGCGATGCCACGCTGAACGGCCGTGAGCTCGCGGTCGCCGCCTACCTGTCGGAGCACCTCGTTCCGCTCCTGATCGGTCGCGACGCCCACGCGATCGAGGACACCTGGCAGTACCTGTACCGCGGCGCGTACTGGCGCCGCGGACCGGTCACGATGACGGCGATCGCCGCCGTGGACACCGCCCTCTGGGACCTCAAGGCCAAGGCGGCCGGCCTCCCGCTCTACCAGCTGCTGGGCGGCCGGAGCCGCGAGGGATGCCTCGTCTACGGGCACGCGAGCGGCGCCGGGCTCCCCCAGCTCTTCGACTCGATCACCGAGCACCTCGAGCAGGGCTATCGGGCCATCCGGATCCAGACCGGGGTGCCGGGCCTCGGCGCGGTCTACGGCGTCGCGGGCGGTGCGGCACCGGGCGGGCCGGGCCGAGACGGCGGCATCCGCTACGACTACGAACCCGCCAAGCGCGGACCGCTCCCGGCCGAGGAGGCGTGGGACACCCGGGCGTACCTGCGCCACATTCCCGGGGTGTTCGAGGCGGTGCGCAACGAGTTCGGCCCTGAGCTGCCGCTCCTGCACGACGCGCATCATCGACTCACTCCCATCCAGGCCGCCAAGCTCGGCAAGTCGCTCGAACCGTACGACCTCTTCTGGCTCGAAGACGTGACGCCCGCCGAGAATCAGTCGGTGCTGCGCCGGGTGCGGGAGCACACCACCACGCCGCTGGCGATCGGCGAGGTGTTCAACACGATCTGGGACTACCGCGAGCTCTTCGAGGAGCAGCTCATCGACTACGTGCGCTCCCCCATCACGCACGCGGGCGGCATCACGGGCCTGCGCCGCATCCTCGACTACGCGTCGGTCTACCAGATCAAGTCGGGCGTGCACGGTCCGACGGATGTCTCGCCCGTCGGACTCGCGGCCGCGATCCACCTCGGCGTCGCGATCCCGAACTTCGGCATCCAGGAGTACATGCGGCACAGCGCGGCCACCGGCGAGGTGTTCCGCAGCGAGATCCGCTTCAGCGACGGGATGCTCGTGCCGGGCACGAGCCCGGGGCTCGGTGTGGACTACGACGACGTCGTCGCTGCGGCACATCCGTACGAGGCGGCGTACCTGCCGGTCAACCGACTGCTCGACGGCTCGATGCACGACTGGTGA
- a CDS encoding mannitol dehydrogenase family protein, protein MSALPRLGRAPGAVVPPVRIVHLGLGAFHRSHQVWFTANASDAAEWGIAAFTVRSPDAARPLAEQGGLFTLVERGPDGDRATVLPNLVEAHDGADLPRFRELLADPSVAIVTLTVTERGYGVGPDAPTPEAFHADDVARLTAGRDPVTPLGRLYDGLRHRHAVGAGPITVVPCDNLPDNGALVARLLRGIADRVDPAFRAALEQDVSFVSTSVDRITPRTTAHDLEAAGRLTGADDHAPVVAEPFADWVLAGRFPAGRPNWESAGATFTDDVGPYTTRKLWLLNGAHTMLAARGLSRGHETVAAAMADPVVADDVEAFWAAAVRHLPADLEPDRYLARLRSRFANGRIEHRLRQIQQDAPLKIRLRILPVLEAEHAEGRALPAADRAIADAAAFETSSTHAPADGPDHERTPAS, encoded by the coding sequence GTGAGCGCCCTTCCCCGTCTCGGCCGCGCACCCGGTGCAGTCGTTCCCCCTGTCCGGATCGTCCACCTCGGGCTCGGCGCCTTCCACCGTTCCCACCAGGTGTGGTTCACGGCGAACGCGTCCGACGCCGCCGAGTGGGGCATCGCGGCCTTCACCGTGCGCAGCCCTGACGCGGCGCGACCGCTCGCCGAGCAGGGCGGTCTCTTCACCCTCGTGGAGCGCGGGCCGGACGGCGATCGGGCCACCGTGCTGCCGAACCTCGTCGAGGCGCACGACGGCGCGGACCTGCCTCGGTTCCGCGAGCTCCTCGCGGATCCATCCGTCGCGATCGTCACACTCACCGTGACCGAGCGCGGCTACGGCGTCGGCCCCGACGCCCCGACGCCCGAGGCGTTCCACGCCGACGACGTCGCCCGGCTGACCGCCGGCCGCGACCCGGTGACCCCCCTGGGGCGCCTGTACGACGGGCTGCGGCACCGACATGCCGTCGGCGCCGGCCCGATCACCGTCGTGCCCTGCGACAACCTGCCCGACAACGGTGCGCTCGTCGCGAGACTGCTCCGCGGCATCGCCGACCGCGTCGACCCCGCCTTCCGGGCCGCACTGGAGCAGGACGTGTCGTTCGTCTCGACCTCCGTCGACCGCATCACCCCCCGCACGACGGCGCACGACCTCGAGGCGGCCGGTCGCCTCACCGGGGCGGACGACCATGCCCCGGTCGTCGCCGAGCCGTTCGCCGACTGGGTGCTCGCCGGGCGCTTCCCGGCGGGCCGGCCGAATTGGGAATCGGCGGGGGCGACGTTCACCGACGACGTCGGCCCGTACACGACGCGCAAGCTGTGGCTCCTGAACGGCGCGCACACCATGCTCGCCGCACGCGGGCTGAGCCGGGGGCACGAGACGGTCGCGGCCGCCATGGCCGATCCGGTGGTCGCCGACGACGTCGAGGCGTTCTGGGCCGCGGCCGTGCGCCACCTGCCCGCCGACCTCGAGCCCGACCGATACCTCGCCCGGCTCCGGTCGCGGTTCGCGAACGGGCGCATCGAGCACCGGCTCCGGCAGATCCAGCAGGATGCCCCGCTGAAGATCCGACTCCGGATCCTGCCGGTGCTCGAGGCCGAGCACGCCGAGGGGCGAGCGCTCCCCGCCGCAGACCGCGCCATCGCGGACGCCGCCGCGTTCGAGACATCCAGCACCCATGCACCGGCCGACGGCCCGGACCACGAAAGGACTCCAGCATCATGA
- the uxaC gene encoding glucuronate isomerase encodes MTHATADAQLEHSPERVLPADPRTRGIARELLHEAEALPILSPHGHVPAELVEADLAFGDPATLLVTPDHYVTRLLHADGVPYGELGRGDSPADPRSVWRRFCERWPIFDGTASGLWLRHELATLFDVTVEPSAANADALYARLSSRLAEPAFRPRALLRGFGIELLATTDDPLDDLAAHAALAERADVPTRVVPTFRPDAYTSAAPGFTDRVDRLTAASGTGADHAGYLEALRTQRARFIRHGALSADHGVRTAQTLRLDTDEAARLFDRVRRADAVESDRAAFEAHMLYESARMSVEDGLVMTIHPGVHRDHHPATRRAFGPDTGHDIPFALGFTRELQPLLEDFGTADGFHLVLYTIDETTYSRELAPLAGFYPSVYLGSPWWFLDAPDAMLRFRRATVETAGFSRTAGFVDDTRALCSIPARHDVARRIDAGFLADLVAEERMSLPAARRAIRTLTDEAPRRVFKL; translated from the coding sequence GTGACGCACGCCACTGCCGACGCGCAGCTCGAGCACTCCCCCGAGCGAGTGCTGCCCGCCGACCCGCGCACGCGCGGCATCGCGCGCGAACTCCTCCACGAGGCCGAAGCACTGCCGATCCTCTCCCCGCACGGCCATGTGCCGGCCGAACTCGTCGAGGCCGATCTCGCCTTCGGCGATCCCGCGACGCTCCTCGTCACCCCCGACCACTACGTCACCCGCCTGCTGCATGCCGATGGCGTGCCCTACGGCGAGCTCGGGCGGGGCGACTCCCCGGCCGATCCCCGTTCGGTGTGGCGCCGGTTCTGCGAGCGGTGGCCGATCTTCGACGGCACGGCGAGCGGCCTGTGGCTGCGCCACGAGCTCGCGACGCTCTTCGACGTCACGGTCGAGCCGTCGGCCGCGAATGCCGACGCGCTGTACGCCCGGCTCTCCAGTCGACTCGCCGAGCCGGCGTTCCGCCCGCGCGCCCTGTTGCGCGGCTTCGGCATCGAGCTGCTCGCGACCACCGACGACCCGCTCGACGACCTCGCCGCCCATGCGGCGCTCGCCGAGCGGGCAGATGTGCCGACGCGGGTCGTGCCGACGTTCCGGCCCGACGCCTACACCTCGGCGGCCCCCGGCTTCACCGACCGTGTCGATCGCCTGACCGCGGCATCCGGCACCGGCGCCGACCATGCCGGGTACCTCGAGGCGCTCCGCACCCAGCGCGCTCGCTTCATCCGCCACGGCGCGTTGTCGGCCGACCACGGCGTGCGGACGGCGCAGACGCTGCGGCTCGACACCGACGAGGCGGCACGGCTCTTCGACCGGGTCCGCCGCGCCGACGCCGTCGAGTCCGACCGAGCGGCCTTCGAGGCCCACATGCTCTACGAATCGGCCCGGATGAGCGTCGAAGACGGCCTCGTCATGACCATCCACCCGGGCGTGCACCGCGATCACCATCCGGCCACACGGCGCGCGTTCGGCCCTGACACCGGTCACGACATCCCGTTCGCCCTCGGCTTCACCCGCGAGTTGCAGCCCCTCCTCGAGGACTTCGGCACGGCCGACGGCTTCCACCTCGTGCTCTACACGATCGACGAGACGACCTATTCGCGGGAACTCGCGCCCCTGGCCGGGTTCTACCCGAGCGTGTACCTCGGATCCCCGTGGTGGTTCCTCGACGCTCCCGACGCGATGCTGCGCTTCCGTCGTGCGACGGTCGAGACCGCCGGGTTCTCGCGCACGGCCGGGTTCGTCGACGACACCCGCGCCCTCTGCTCGATCCCCGCGCGCCACGACGTCGCCCGCCGAATCGATGCGGGCTTCCTGGCGGACCTCGTCGCCGAAGAGCGGATGTCCCTGCCTGCGGCGCGCCGCGCCATCCGAACCCTCACCGACGAGGCCCCGCGGCGGGTGTTCAAGCTGTGA
- a CDS encoding LacI family DNA-binding transcriptional regulator, with translation MVNRRTVTIRDVAERAGVATSTVSRALSRPGRVSESTRELVERVAAELDYRPSVHASALGSRRTGAIALVVADIANGYYVDVIRGTQLELGAAGYRLFLVDTEESADAERAAIAALRGATDGIVIAASRLRDAELRSTAALHPLVTINRSAEGVATVVVDTAAAAVRALEHVASLGHRRVAFVGGPAESWSGARRRHTTLEAGRRLGVDIVDVGHFTPTRASGVAAADAVLLTGATACLAYNDAIAIGMLGRLHERGVAVPGDLSVVGCDDVFGADFCSPPLTTIRVPGERAGRAAAATMLAQLRDPDAEAGAPRVLSAELVVRRSTGSVAEAARTA, from the coding sequence ATGGTGAACCGCAGGACCGTGACGATCCGCGACGTCGCCGAGCGCGCCGGCGTGGCCACGTCGACCGTCTCGAGGGCGCTGAGTCGACCCGGGCGGGTGAGCGAGTCCACTCGCGAGCTCGTCGAGCGAGTCGCCGCGGAGCTCGACTACCGCCCCAGCGTGCACGCCAGTGCGCTCGGATCACGGCGCACCGGTGCCATCGCGCTCGTCGTCGCCGACATCGCGAACGGGTACTACGTCGACGTCATCCGCGGCACCCAGCTCGAGCTCGGTGCAGCCGGATACCGCCTGTTCCTCGTCGACACGGAGGAGTCCGCCGATGCCGAGCGTGCCGCGATCGCCGCCCTGCGGGGCGCCACCGACGGCATCGTCATCGCGGCGTCCCGCCTGCGCGACGCCGAGCTGCGCAGCACCGCGGCCCTGCACCCGCTCGTCACGATCAACCGGAGCGCCGAGGGGGTCGCGACCGTCGTCGTCGACACGGCGGCGGCGGCGGTCCGCGCCCTCGAGCATGTCGCGTCGCTCGGGCACCGCCGCGTGGCATTCGTCGGCGGACCTGCGGAATCGTGGTCGGGTGCCCGACGGCGGCACACGACCCTGGAGGCGGGTCGTCGGCTCGGGGTCGACATCGTCGACGTCGGGCACTTCACGCCCACCCGGGCGTCGGGGGTCGCCGCGGCCGACGCCGTGCTGCTGACCGGAGCCACAGCGTGCCTCGCGTACAACGACGCCATCGCCATCGGCATGCTCGGCAGGCTGCACGAGCGCGGGGTCGCGGTACCCGGCGATCTCTCGGTCGTCGGGTGCGACGATGTGTTCGGGGCTGACTTCTGCAGCCCGCCGCTCACCACGATCCGAGTGCCGGGGGAGCGAGCCGGGCGAGCGGCGGCAGCGACCATGCTCGCGCAACTCCGTGATCCCGATGCGGAGGCCGGGGCTCCCCGCGTGCTGAGCGCCGAGTTGGTCGTGCGGCGGTCGACCGGCTCGGTGGCCGAAGCGGCTCGAACGGCCTGA